The DNA window ATCGTCTTGTCAGATTTCACTGATTCATCAAGGAGAGACttgattgttatttttgttatattattttgtaCACCACTGACTGAATTAATGTTTTTGTGACTTTTTGTCATTATTGTTAACCACAAGTTTCTTTCTCTGAAGTGATGAGTCAGACTGACAAAAGAGACAATAATGAGTTTTGATATGCGCCTCAGTTTATGTGCAACAACTTTGAGAATTACAATCACtggtgatttctgtttttactaCTGCACACAACACCTGGCGTCTGATACTGTAGGTAGATACATAACTGTACCAGCAGATCACTGATCCTGGCAGAAACATATGTTTATGACGTGAAGTGACCAAGAGAAAAgattgtgctttttatttctaCCACGGAAAACGTGTTATTGACCGACCGAAACCACAACGTGTGCACACACCTTCTCAGATCCTGTTCTGCTTCATTTTAAAATTCCTCTTCTGCCATAAATGTTCCACAGGTAAACATAGGGCTGgttttttgtctcatttatttgttataaatatgttgtttgatATTCTTAGTTGCATTGTATGCCTAGTGATGCTGTATATTTATCTTTGTATGACATTTTTGAATCCGTCTGTATAGAACTAACTTAAAGTGGAGCGAGCAACAATAAGTCTTTTATAAAACTTATTTCTTTGACCCTGCTGTTGTCAAGGATaccttttcttttgctttccTTCATTGACATGTATACTTTATTATTTAGGCTGAAGACAATACTGGACTTTAAGTTAGTTTGGgcagctgtgttttattttcaatatacaACTAATACACATGTATGGTCTATGGTCATTTAAAACTCATTATTCAGTTGTTCCAGGGGAAGGgttcacagtttgtgtgtgttgtgtttacactgaAAACTGTTAAAACTTTCTCTGGAATCCAGTTACACAATCTTCAGTGTTTAATTAACTCAACAAAAACCAGgtgatgaaattaaattatgaaaGTTGACCACAGTGGTGTTTTTATACAAGACGGCATCGGCATCTGTTTCATCAAGGAAGAGAAGGGATCTGCCCCGAGGGTGAAACCATGTCGCCGCCTGTCTTATTATCAATGAGCCAtctttgcatgtttgttttgcaggagGACCGCAGTGAAATATGATGGAAAGTTAGTGGTATGTTGACGCTGTAAATGTCGACCAATCGCGAGTCATTCTCATCTTTCCTCACATTTTTATAGCATTGAATAACTCATTAAAGCCAAGAATTCAAATGAGGAATGACctcaaacaataaaatgatcttTGAGAAAACTTTATTTGACGTGTTCTTTGATTTTGGTCTGCTAACAttgaggaggtgggatttatgatcgatactgcagccagccactagagGGCGATCAATGCGCTTTAAATGTATCATCAATATGCTGGTAGTTGCATAATAGGAAAATGTAGCATCCGGTATTTTGTGATCTTGATCAAAAACTATATCCAACACTCATATTTATGTTGGAAAACTCAAAGTAACTTTGCTGTTTTGTCCTTTCGTCCAGTGACAGTTTGGACACGATGAGTTGTACATGTCTGAGGGTGGAGGAATGTGAGAATGAATACACATAGTAAAAATGTGTTACAGAGTTGATGTGGGTAGGAAGAGACTTCAGATAATAAAAAGTTATTTATAGTTTGTCACACCCTAAACGCCACATCTTTTCTAACCCCACCTGTAGTATGAGCAGCCATCGTGTTATGAGACTGTGCGTTTTGTTGTGTGTCGCAGTTTGAGTTAAAGTGAGAGTTTTCAACTTATTGCATACTTTGCTTTTAGAACATTACATAGCCTGTAACATGTTTTGCCTGTGACAATATTCAATGATTGCATTGCTTTGTCAACAAATACACAGCAGCCTGTATCAGTATACTTTGCCCCAATCAGCAGGatgtttcatttgaatttaCTTTGAAACCTTAAAtaaggaaaattaaaaaagaaaatgtgttttgaagcGTCATTAAAATAATTGTCACTGTGGTCAAAGTGGCTTATCTATATTGAAACAGCTATAGTAGGACGGCACATCGGCTCTGTGGCTGTGACCAACAGAAGTTAAACCACCATTACTCAGAGTATTTGTCAAAAGTACCGGTTTGGAAACTTTTAATCAAATTGTACCAACCCACACATCTTTCCTCTACTTGTTTAATATTCAAGGCAAATATCAGCATGTCTACCTTAGCTTACACTTGATTTCCATCTGTTTGTGCTGATACCTTCACATGACAGAATCTGTGTTTGCTCCAGAGTCTGAGCCtcagaaagaatgaaaaacCAACATTAGCTTTAAAAGAGCCTTAATCTTCATGCACATCAACTGTCATTGGTTGTAGCTTCTTCTGCATCGTGCAGGGAGAACTGCTTCGTGATTCCCTCGGGTCCACTTTAACTACAAAAGACTCACAGTCATGCGAGGATTGTTCACTACAGTGAGGCCTTGTTTTGAGATGTTAAGCCAGTTTAAACACTAGAAGCAATGCTGCCGGGCGAGTTGCTCTTAAACCGGTCGGGCTGCATTATCTGTATACTTATGAGGTTAAGACCGTGCCGACTGGATGGCAAAGAAAGAACAACATAGCTGAAGTGTCATCTGGCTGTACGTGCATTTGAAAATAACTCATGATGACTTTTCTTTCAAGCACGAATCTTTGCAGGTGTGGCGTCGTCACATTGTGACATTGTATAAATATGTTTTCCTGCATCTTTGCATCAGTCTGTATCATCATCAACACTTTATTCACATTAAAACGGACCTTCCCTGCAGTACAAGAGGCCTAAATCCATTTGTATTTCAATTAAAAGTTAGAGAACGTTTGGTGTATAATTTCTAAAAAATATCTATTTTTTCCAGGTATTTCTGCTGTGAAAACTTTCATAAGTTTGCTTTGCATCCGTCCCTCCACtcaaacatacaaatacaattacgtttaaaaaacaaaagagaccAAGTCGTGTATTATTCAAAGTGAACATTTAATAAACAGCACTTGTGTCACAGAGCCATGCATGGGGACAATATTGATCAGCTCAGGATGTTTCTCAACACGTGGCCCATCCTTCTATGAGCTCGGCCATAGTTGTAAAGTGCATTAAGAATACAGTATTTACATAAAAAAGAAGTTGCATTAGCCAGTGAACACGGGGGAATAAAATGCTCCTCAGAGAAATATTTACAAATGGAGTACAGCATCATTTGCAGAATGTAAAAAGACAGACGAGGCAAAATAGATCTTCTTTTCACGATTCACTAAAAGAAGTTAATCATAGAGAATCCTTCACTTTCCAGACTTAATCTGTTTCCGCTGTAATATCCTTAAATTCTTCACTACAACATTCTACTGCACAGCTAGAGGCACATGAGTGTAATGATGTAAAAGCTCATAATGACTCTAATCTGTAGCCTTGACCTCTTATTAAAGATTGAACACATTATTCTTATAATACCTTCAAACACTTCAATGCCTTCAAACACTTCAATACTCTGGTCTAGTTTAATTCATTCTTCTTCATTCATGTAAAAGTGAGTTTACATCTATTCGAACTATATCTAAGGTGTTTGATCTGTGGATAAAATATTCCTTTCACATCTGGTTTCACACCAGACACAACAATGGTGACTTAAAGGTCAAACTCCTGAACATGAAtaggctttttttttaataatatagaTGTTAAGTCATTTTGTTAGTACCATGACTTCTTCCTGGAATCATGTGCACTCTCCGTTCCTCTTTGTTGAGCCCATCTTCAAGTTGATTTTCCCCTTTTGTCCAGATGTGTGCGTCCAGATGTTCTCACAAGTCAGCATCGTAGGGTCTGCCGCTGTACGAGCTGTTGGCTGACGGGGCTGCGGGGCTCTTGGCTCGGGGGAAGGACACATCATCGTCCTGGGAGTAAGGCACGCTGCTGACGTTGCTCCTGGCCCGGTTCAGGCTCGGCACGATGACGGGTCTCGGCGGCGGCTTCTGGGTGAACTGCGGGCCCATGACGTCCTCGACCCGCCTCTCGCCTCGGTTCTTCCCGCCGCAGCAGCGACAGATGCCGATGAACATGACGAAGCCCCCCAGCACTTCGAAAATCCCGCCGATGTAACCCAGGATGATGCAGTAGCCGACGCGCACGTCGATCACCGGGGACACCGTGGCGACGTCGTCTATGATGTGGGTGTACCAGGCGATGGGGATGATGGTCATGACGCCCGCGAGGAAGAAGAGCAGTCCGCCCAGGCCGGCCACCGTCCAGTTGGGTTCGGATTTCCAGCAGCGGACCCCCGGGATGGCCACGGCCAGGCCGATCAGGGTCACGATCAGGGAGGCGACCATCAACCCCTGCGCCACCTCGATGATCTGGTTGTTGAAGTACGTGGTGTCCTGCAGGTTGCACTCCGGCCTCTGGGAGATCGTGGTGGTCCTGCAGATGTCCCAGATGCCCTGCTCGATGAACTCGACCGACGGGGTGTTGGGGATGTCGTGGAGGGTCCTCCAGTTGGGGGCCACGGTGGCGGTGAGGTTCAGCACCCAGCCGCAGGGAACCAAGACCATCCCGAAGATCAGGATGCCCGGTGTGCGCAGGGACAAGCGGATCCAGTCCTGCGCGGATCGACTCGGCATGATTGCCTCTTGTTGTTTGCTCCCAATTCAAATGAGAGAGTAGTAACTTTTAGAGAAGTGACGGAGTTGTGACAACTTCAACAGCTGCTCTTATAAACGAGTCCGACTGAAACCTGGCGGGGGGCGGGGCTCCGGCTTCACCTGTGGAGCTTTTTCATCCTCACGTGCAaagatgaacagagagagaggggggggggggggggggggggggggggggagtttcGACTCGACGTTTATTATGGAAATGTCCGATGCGTGATgaagaacaagaaaaacatcCGTCAGTTAAAGGCTGGTGGCCATCATCAGCCTGCTCAAGttgcaaaatgtcaaattcaatatttatttccatttatgtAACTCACACAAACTTTTCAGTCCTGTGAGTAGTCTGATTTCGTTTGAATAACTTAAATCACTGAAGTTTTCTGCATGCAGGCGAACGCATAAACTGAACTCGACAcaacaaggcccaacactccccCTGTGAAACCGCATTAAATCAAgggttttatttggatctgcctCAAATTGCACACCCTCATAAGTCCCCTACACATGCTTCATGGATTCATCCAAATCCATgacttaaacaaacaaacaaagttttTGCAAAGTTGATAAAccaaatacatattttacagCAGTTTCTCAGCTTTTTATTAACTTGGAGAGTGAATGAAAGTTTAGTTTTATAGCTCGCTAAGAAAACAGTATGTATCATCAAAGATGGTGAGGGTTGGGGTGGTTAATCTTTTACAACAGGTTTGTGATTAACACAATAAAACCAGAATGAGACCGAAGCACATACTGATGCGTCTTTATCTAAACCTCAACAGATTCTAACTGGTGCCTCAGCTCAGGAAAACTCTTGGATAAATATGTTGTTAGT is part of the Paralichthys olivaceus isolate ysfri-2021 chromosome 18, ASM2471397v2, whole genome shotgun sequence genome and encodes:
- the LOC109625919 gene encoding claudin-23-like, whose protein sequence is MPSRSAQDWIRLSLRTPGILIFGMVLVPCGWVLNLTATVAPNWRTLHDIPNTPSVEFIEQGIWDICRTTTISQRPECNLQDTTYFNNQIIEVAQGLMVASLIVTLIGLAVAIPGVRCWKSEPNWTVAGLGGLLFFLAGVMTIIPIAWYTHIIDDVATVSPVIDVRVGYCIILGYIGGIFEVLGGFVMFIGICRCCGGKNRGERRVEDVMGPQFTQKPPPRPVIVPSLNRARSNVSSVPYSQDDDVSFPRAKSPAAPSANSSYSGRPYDADL